The following are from one region of the Terriglobales bacterium genome:
- a CDS encoding ABC transporter ATP-binding protein — protein sequence MHEEEVLGKAYDSRLMRRLLTYLRPYKWQVAVALVAIVFKAGFDVIGPYLTKVAVDKYLAPGTATGSLLDPWLSPEPLIGVAQLAALYLGALAAGFLFEFGQIYLMQWAGQKVMFDLRSQIFRHLQQMHVGFFDKNPVGRLVTRVTTDVDALNEMFTAGVVSIFEDVFVLAGIVIIMLNMEWWLALITFAVLPFIFWATMIFRTKVRDSYRRIRVAIARINAYLQEHVSGIVVLQLFNREQKSYRKFEEVNAAHMLAFKDAIMAHAVYYPVVEILSAAAIASVIWFGGGAVLQGAVSLGVLVAFMQYAQRFFRPIQDLSEKYNILQSAMASSERIFKLLDTKVEIVSPAAPKRPDGPGRIEFDHVWFAYRSVPAGDGQPSGDGATRPAEPDWVLKDVTFTIEPGTTAAIVGHTGAGKTTIISLLLRFYDVQRGAIRIDGVDLREMDLAELRRRFGVVLQDPFLFSGTVQDNIRLGTSWIEEEDVERAAEEVNIADFIRTLPGGFREPVLERGSTLSTGQKQLISFARALAHNPRILVLDEATSSVDTETELRVREALARMVEGRTSLIIAHRLSTIQRADVILVMHKGKLREMGSHQQLLAQRGIYWKLYQLQYKDQEAAVTADD from the coding sequence TGCCACAGGCTCCCTGCTTGACCCCTGGCTGAGCCCCGAGCCGCTCATCGGCGTGGCGCAGCTCGCGGCGTTGTATCTGGGCGCGCTGGCCGCCGGCTTCCTGTTCGAGTTCGGCCAGATCTACCTCATGCAATGGGCCGGCCAGAAGGTGATGTTCGACCTGCGCAGCCAGATCTTCCGCCACTTGCAACAGATGCACGTCGGCTTCTTCGACAAGAACCCGGTCGGCCGCCTGGTCACCCGCGTCACCACCGACGTGGACGCGCTCAACGAGATGTTCACCGCCGGCGTGGTCTCCATCTTCGAGGACGTCTTCGTGCTCGCCGGCATCGTCATCATCATGCTCAACATGGAATGGTGGCTGGCGCTCATCACCTTTGCTGTGCTGCCCTTCATCTTCTGGGCCACCATGATTTTTCGCACCAAGGTGCGCGACTCCTACCGGCGCATCCGCGTGGCCATCGCCCGCATCAACGCCTACCTGCAGGAGCACGTCTCCGGCATCGTCGTGCTGCAGCTTTTCAACCGTGAGCAGAAGTCGTACCGGAAGTTCGAAGAGGTTAACGCCGCGCACATGCTGGCCTTCAAGGACGCCATCATGGCCCACGCTGTCTACTACCCGGTGGTCGAGATCCTCTCCGCCGCCGCCATCGCTTCCGTCATCTGGTTCGGCGGCGGCGCTGTCCTCCAGGGCGCGGTCTCGCTCGGCGTGCTCGTCGCCTTCATGCAGTACGCGCAGCGCTTCTTCCGTCCCATCCAGGACCTCAGCGAGAAGTACAACATCCTGCAGTCGGCCATGGCCTCCAGCGAACGCATCTTCAAGCTGCTGGATACCAAAGTCGAAATCGTTTCCCCCGCTGCGCCCAAACGCCCCGATGGCCCCGGCCGCATCGAGTTCGACCACGTCTGGTTCGCCTACCGCTCCGTGCCCGCAGGCGACGGCCAGCCCTCCGGCGACGGCGCTACCCGGCCCGCCGAGCCCGACTGGGTGCTGAAGGACGTTACCTTCACCATCGAGCCGGGTACGACCGCGGCCATCGTCGGCCATACCGGCGCCGGCAAGACCACCATCATCTCGCTGCTGCTGCGTTTCTACGACGTGCAGCGGGGCGCCATCCGCATTGATGGCGTCGACCTGCGCGAAATGGACCTCGCCGAACTCCGCCGCCGCTTCGGAGTCGTCCTGCAGGACCCGTTCCTGTTCAGCGGCACAGTACAGGACAACATCCGTCTCGGCACCTCCTGGATCGAGGAAGAAGACGTGGAGCGTGCCGCCGAGGAGGTCAACATCGCCGACTTCATCCGCACCCTGCCCGGCGGCTTCCGCGAGCCGGTGCTCGAGCGCGGCTCCACCCTTTCCACCGGGCAGAAGCAGCTCATCTCCTTCGCCCGCGCCCTGGCCCACAACCCGCGGATCCTGGTGCTCGACGAGGCCACCTCCAGCGTGGACACGGAAACCGAGCTGCGCGTCCGCGAGGCGCTGGCGCGCATGGTCGAAGGGCGCACCTCGCTCATCATCGCCCACCGCCTCTCCACTATCCAGCGCGCCGACGTCATCCTGGTGATGCACAAGGGAAAGCTGCGCGAGATGGGTTCGCACCAGCAACTGCTCGCCCAGCGCGGCATATACTGGAAGCTCTACCAGCTCCAGTACAAGGACCAGGAAGCCGCCGTCACCGCCGACGACTGA
- the lpxB gene encoding lipid-A-disaccharide synthase — MRFLISAGEASGELYGAQLIAALKRRIPASEFFGVGGEQMRAAGCDTVIDSSRLSVVGITEIVAHLPRIYGDFRRLIAEADRRKPQAAIVIDSPAFNFRVAREMHRRGVPVIYYVCPQLWAWRGRRVERFHKWIKKALVIFPFEEQWYRERGVDAEYVGHPLADFPPPSATRAEFAAANQLDPDRPWVALLPGSRAREVQMILPALLQALERLPSKVRFSHQFILPVASTLSAAWIKEQLARQASTHSRPKVRLVQDARAALTQARAALVASGTATVEAALAGTPMVVVYRVSPLTWRLGRGLLRVPFVAMPNLIVGRQIVPELLQSEFTPENVARELEPLLADSPAREKMLDGLAEVRSRLKAGGTQPAADRAAEAVLRALA, encoded by the coding sequence ATGCGCTTCCTCATCTCCGCCGGTGAAGCCTCGGGCGAACTGTACGGCGCGCAACTCATCGCCGCCCTCAAGAGGCGCATTCCCGCCAGCGAGTTCTTCGGCGTTGGCGGGGAGCAGATGCGCGCCGCAGGCTGCGACACGGTCATCGACTCCAGCCGCCTTTCCGTGGTCGGCATCACCGAGATCGTCGCCCATCTGCCGCGCATCTACGGCGACTTCCGCCGCCTCATCGCGGAAGCCGACCGCCGCAAGCCTCAGGCCGCCATCGTCATCGACTCCCCTGCCTTCAACTTCCGCGTGGCGCGCGAGATGCACCGCCGCGGCGTCCCCGTCATTTATTACGTGTGCCCGCAGCTCTGGGCCTGGCGCGGGCGGCGTGTGGAGCGCTTTCACAAGTGGATCAAGAAGGCGCTGGTCATCTTCCCCTTCGAAGAGCAGTGGTATCGCGAGCGGGGCGTGGATGCCGAATACGTCGGCCATCCCCTTGCCGACTTCCCCCCGCCCTCGGCCACGCGCGCCGAATTCGCCGCCGCCAACCAGCTCGATCCCGACCGTCCCTGGGTGGCCTTGCTGCCCGGGAGCCGGGCGCGAGAAGTGCAGATGATTCTGCCCGCGCTGCTTCAAGCTCTCGAGCGCCTCCCCTCGAAAGTCAGGTTCAGCCATCAATTCATCCTCCCGGTCGCTTCCACGCTGAGTGCGGCTTGGATCAAGGAGCAGTTGGCGCGGCAAGCCTCGACCCATTCCCGTCCCAAAGTCCGCCTGGTCCAGGACGCCCGCGCCGCCCTCACCCAAGCCCGCGCGGCGCTGGTCGCCAGCGGCACGGCGACCGTTGAAGCGGCCCTCGCCGGCACGCCCATGGTGGTGGTGTACCGCGTTTCTCCCCTGACCTGGCGCTTGGGCCGGGGCCTGCTGCGTGTTCCGTTCGTCGCCATGCCCAACCTGATTGTGGGCCGCCAGATCGTGCCCGAACTGCTGCAATCCGAGTTCACGCCGGAAAACGTAGCTCGAGAGTTGGAGCCGCTCCTGGCCGACAGCCCCGCTCGTGAGAAAATGTTGGATGGGCTGGCCGAAGTCCGCAGTCGCCTGAAGGCGGGTGGAACGCAGCCGGCGGCGGATCGGGCGGCGGAGGCCGTGCTGCGCGCCCTGGCTTAG
- a CDS encoding M1 family aminopeptidase: MDNSQGRGRAILKLAPAIVLLLVSTAFAAEAPRIRAEDYRIDAELFPAEHRLKATAQVRFTALDDISTAVFELHNALRPTRVTDAQGRELSVERVTQDSTVRVMLPAGLAKGASTTLNFDYEGVLQSAVDSPVYGLSLAYVGPDTSYLLYSGRWFPVTGWNLHRFTATMNITVPQGYTVVGSGRTNIVAGGLPLKTMPAAQAKARTQPTPVAREPKMTYSFAWMKPSFPGTIIAGRFQEAVSEAGGVTVRTYFKPEHKDLIGAYTDTAVKEFQVFSSMYGGAPSPILHLVELPEDTLPSAWAPEIAALVSRAITDPPNYRLLANTIAHQWWGVSVSAASMDDAWLTDGFARYSEARYVEVVAGPAGYQEMAKDMSVGALAYDTVPLGSVSRLDPFSPEFQSLVTEKGAMVLHMLRWVLGDTNFDNALRTFATQFAGKAATAEDFRKVAEFAHGASLNPFFSQWLYSTGAPEFKNKYTVYRVEKGFRIVGEISQDLDLFRMPMELRIDTDGPTETRRIEVVGTASPFAVDVPTKPRRIQIDPNNWVLKNYPDLKVRVAILRGQQLVQQGALAEALAEFQKALDANKNSSLAHYRIAEVFFLQRNYQAAANSYRDSLSGDGEPRWTEVWSRIQLGKIYDVTGQRERAVNEYRQALQTNDNTQGALDEARRYLDSPYTGERKSGL; the protein is encoded by the coding sequence ATGGACAATTCGCAGGGACGGGGCCGGGCCATCCTCAAGCTGGCGCCCGCCATCGTCCTGTTGCTCGTCTCTACCGCCTTCGCGGCGGAAGCGCCCCGCATCCGCGCCGAAGACTACAGGATCGACGCCGAGCTCTTCCCCGCCGAACACCGCCTGAAGGCCACCGCCCAGGTGCGCTTCACCGCGCTCGACGACATCTCCACCGCCGTCTTCGAGCTGCACAACGCCCTGCGGCCCACGCGCGTCACTGACGCCCAGGGCCGCGAGCTTTCCGTCGAACGCGTCACCCAGGATTCCACCGTGCGCGTCATGCTCCCGGCCGGTCTGGCCAAGGGCGCAAGCACCACCCTCAACTTCGACTACGAAGGCGTCCTCCAGTCGGCGGTGGATAGTCCCGTCTACGGACTCAGCCTGGCCTATGTCGGTCCCGACACCTCCTATCTGCTCTACTCCGGCCGCTGGTTCCCGGTGACGGGATGGAACCTGCACCGCTTCACGGCCACCATGAATATCACTGTCCCTCAGGGCTACACCGTGGTGGGCAGTGGGCGCACCAACATCGTAGCCGGCGGATTGCCGCTCAAGACCATGCCCGCCGCCCAGGCGAAAGCCCGGACGCAGCCCACTCCCGTCGCGCGCGAACCGAAAATGACCTACTCGTTCGCATGGATGAAGCCCAGCTTCCCCGGGACCATCATCGCCGGCCGCTTCCAGGAAGCGGTGAGCGAGGCGGGCGGCGTCACCGTGCGCACCTACTTCAAGCCCGAGCACAAGGACCTGATCGGCGCCTACACCGACACCGCGGTGAAAGAGTTCCAGGTGTTCTCCTCCATGTACGGCGGAGCGCCTTCGCCCATTCTCCATTTGGTCGAGTTGCCCGAGGACACGCTGCCTTCGGCCTGGGCGCCGGAGATTGCGGCGCTGGTTTCGCGCGCCATCACCGACCCGCCCAACTATCGCCTGCTGGCCAACACCATCGCCCACCAGTGGTGGGGAGTTTCCGTCTCCGCCGCCTCCATGGACGACGCCTGGCTCACCGACGGCTTCGCCCGCTACTCGGAGGCCCGCTACGTCGAGGTGGTGGCCGGTCCGGCCGGCTACCAGGAGATGGCCAAGGACATGTCCGTCGGCGCCCTCGCCTATGACACCGTGCCGCTGGGCAGCGTCAGCCGCCTGGATCCCTTCTCTCCTGAGTTCCAGTCCCTGGTCACCGAAAAAGGCGCCATGGTGCTGCACATGCTCCGCTGGGTGCTGGGCGACACCAATTTCGACAACGCCCTGCGCACCTTCGCCACCCAGTTCGCCGGCAAGGCCGCGACCGCCGAGGACTTCCGCAAGGTGGCCGAGTTCGCGCACGGCGCGAGCCTCAATCCGTTCTTCTCCCAGTGGCTCTATTCCACCGGCGCGCCCGAGTTCAAGAACAAGTACACCGTCTACCGCGTGGAAAAAGGCTTCCGCATCGTGGGCGAGATCAGCCAGGACCTCGACCTGTTCCGCATGCCCATGGAGCTGCGCATCGATACCGACGGCCCCACCGAGACACGACGCATCGAAGTCGTGGGGACGGCTTCGCCCTTCGCCGTCGATGTGCCCACCAAGCCGCGCCGCATCCAGATCGACCCCAATAACTGGGTGCTCAAGAACTATCCCGACTTGAAGGTCCGCGTAGCCATCCTGCGCGGGCAGCAACTGGTGCAGCAGGGCGCGCTGGCCGAAGCGCTGGCCGAATTCCAGAAGGCGCTGGACGCCAACAAGAACAGTTCGCTCGCCCACTACCGCATCGCCGAGGTCTTCTTCCTGCAGCGCAATTACCAGGCCGCCGCCAACTCCTACCGCGACTCCCTGAGCGGCGACGGCGAACCCCGCTGGACCGAAGTTTGGAGCCGCATCCAGTTGGGCAAAATCTACGACGTCACCGGGCAGCGCGAGCGTGCCGTCAACGAATATCGCCAGGCCCTGCAGACCAACGACAACACCCAGGGCGCTCTCGACGAAGCCCGCCGCTACCTCGATTCGCCTTACACGGGGGAGCGCAAGAGCGGACTCTAG
- a CDS encoding SAM-dependent methyltransferase — MSLRERIIWEIEQRGPIPFSRYMEMCLYEPEEGYYSRPQEKFGRAGDFYTSSDVHAVFGRLLARQFEEMWRRLGAPARLELVELGPGCGLFARDVLDWSRKKLPQFFAALDCRLVESSPSLRRGLEERLGEYVAQKKVSVAVDMDESAPAQHAIVFANEFFDALPVEVLDARGELRVGAHEGRFAEMFVPPTREVLECLDLYGVHPEDGERVEAGLEAQRWVSRMARIAERAFFVLIDYGYTREELLAGRHRGTVMAYRRHTASANPYDAPGEQDITAHVNFTALSGAAREAGLDVLGLVTQAQFLMGIGEANQFADAFEDCRMPQERAKVALQLKHLVSPAGMGESFQVLVLGKGVTKEGIRGLAFGR, encoded by the coding sequence GTGTCTCTCCGCGAGCGCATCATCTGGGAAATCGAGCAGCGCGGGCCGATTCCGTTCTCGCGCTATATGGAGATGTGCCTGTACGAACCGGAAGAGGGTTACTACAGCCGGCCGCAGGAGAAGTTCGGCCGCGCCGGTGATTTCTACACCTCGAGTGACGTGCACGCCGTTTTCGGGCGGCTGCTGGCCCGCCAGTTCGAGGAGATGTGGCGACGCCTGGGAGCACCGGCGCGGCTGGAGCTCGTCGAACTCGGGCCGGGCTGCGGCCTGTTCGCCCGCGACGTCCTCGACTGGTCCAGGAAGAAGCTCCCGCAGTTTTTCGCGGCGCTCGACTGCCGCCTGGTGGAATCATCGCCCAGCCTGCGGCGCGGCCTGGAGGAGCGGCTGGGCGAATATGTGGCGCAGAAGAAAGTTTCCGTTGCGGTGGACATGGATGAGAGCGCGCCGGCGCAGCACGCCATCGTATTCGCCAACGAGTTCTTTGACGCGCTGCCGGTCGAAGTGTTGGACGCCCGCGGTGAGTTGCGCGTGGGCGCGCACGAGGGACGGTTTGCGGAAATGTTCGTCCCGCCGACGCGAGAGGTGTTGGAGTGTCTGGACCTGTATGGCGTGCATCCGGAAGACGGCGAGCGGGTGGAAGCGGGCCTGGAAGCGCAGCGCTGGGTGTCGCGCATGGCGCGGATTGCCGAGCGCGCGTTCTTCGTGCTGATCGATTACGGCTACACGCGCGAAGAATTGCTGGCCGGGCGGCATCGCGGCACGGTGATGGCCTACCGACGGCACACGGCGAGCGCGAATCCCTACGACGCTCCGGGGGAGCAGGACATCACCGCGCACGTGAACTTCACCGCGCTCTCCGGTGCGGCGCGCGAGGCCGGGCTCGACGTGCTGGGCCTGGTGACGCAGGCGCAGTTCCTGATGGGGATCGGGGAAGCGAACCAGTTCGCCGACGCCTTCGAAGATTGCCGGATGCCGCAGGAGCGCGCCAAGGTCGCGCTGCAGCTCAAGCACCTGGTGTCGCCTGCGGGCATGGGCGAGAGCTTCCAGGTGCTGGTGCTGGGCAAGGGAGTCACGAAGGAGGGGATTCGCGGGTTGGCGTTCGGGCGTTAG
- a CDS encoding ABC transporter permease, with translation MVRDLMGQAYGSLRHNRSRATLTMLGMAWGIATVVLLLAYGAGFQRAIENIFANFGAKMIGVFPGRTSMQAGGSKAGTEIRLTMDDVERIRAGVPLVSRISPMAWHNTSVQRDARNYDWEVVGCYPGLARMRNLEIEQGRFFNEGDADARARVVVLSSDSKLKLFSGQYALGEKVRIGGISFEVIGFLKPKMSEGNDNINTQVYIPFTTMSDLKDTYYLNGIFLDYEGMEYEKVETQVRTVLGQTHGFNPKDKRAVWVFNTMKDLKQFHVISAGLRILLAFIGTLTLGIGGVGLMNIMLVSVTQRTREIGVEKALGARRRDILFQFLAEALVITFAGGLLGVAIAYAISWSAGSLTLYSAIAKNATAGDIQLAIDPFTLLVATVILGLVGLISGMLPAIKASRLDPIEALRYE, from the coding sequence ATGGTTCGCGATTTGATGGGACAGGCGTACGGGTCGCTGCGGCACAATCGCAGCCGCGCCACGCTCACCATGCTGGGCATGGCCTGGGGCATCGCCACCGTGGTGCTGCTGCTGGCCTACGGGGCCGGCTTCCAGCGGGCCATCGAGAACATCTTCGCCAACTTTGGCGCCAAGATGATCGGCGTCTTCCCAGGCCGCACCTCGATGCAGGCCGGCGGGTCCAAAGCGGGCACCGAGATCCGCCTGACCATGGACGACGTGGAGCGCATCCGCGCCGGTGTGCCGCTGGTGAGCCGCATCAGTCCCATGGCCTGGCACAACACCAGCGTCCAGCGCGATGCGCGCAACTACGACTGGGAGGTGGTCGGCTGCTATCCCGGCCTGGCCCGAATGCGCAACCTGGAAATCGAGCAGGGCCGCTTCTTCAACGAAGGAGACGCCGATGCCCGCGCCCGGGTGGTGGTATTGAGCTCGGATTCCAAGCTCAAGCTGTTCTCCGGACAATATGCCCTGGGCGAGAAGGTGCGGATCGGCGGCATCAGCTTCGAAGTCATCGGATTCCTCAAGCCCAAGATGTCGGAAGGCAACGACAACATCAACACCCAGGTCTACATTCCCTTCACCACCATGAGCGACCTGAAAGACACCTACTATTTGAACGGCATCTTCCTCGACTACGAGGGCATGGAATACGAGAAGGTGGAAACCCAGGTGCGCACGGTGCTGGGCCAGACGCATGGCTTCAATCCCAAGGACAAGCGCGCCGTGTGGGTGTTCAACACCATGAAAGACCTCAAGCAGTTCCACGTCATCTCGGCCGGCCTGCGCATCCTGTTGGCGTTCATCGGGACCTTGACCCTGGGCATCGGGGGCGTGGGGCTGATGAACATCATGCTGGTTTCGGTGACGCAGCGCACGCGCGAGATTGGGGTGGAAAAGGCCCTGGGCGCGCGCCGCCGCGACATCCTGTTCCAGTTCCTGGCCGAGGCGCTGGTCATCACCTTTGCTGGCGGATTGCTGGGCGTGGCCATCGCCTACGCCATCTCCTGGTCGGCGGGCTCGCTGACGCTCTATAGCGCCATCGCCAAGAACGCCACCGCGGGCGATATCCAGCTCGCCATCGATCCCTTCACGCTCCTGGTGGCCACGGTGATCCTGGGCCTCGTGGGATTGATCAGCGGCATGCTCCCGGCCATCAAGGCCTCACGGCTCGATCCCATCGAGGCGCTAAGGTACGAGTGA
- a CDS encoding ABC transporter permease: MFLDIFRQTLRTLWAHKLRSFLTMFGIAWGVGSLLLLIGLGEGFRSGNKRQLETIGKDIMFMFGGRIPAVEGSYNSMRRFYLNYDDYLAVKAEARHLKDLTPVINRGDIRAQSEFQSTNGQVFGVMASYDKIRYMPMSGGRWFNDLDDAERRFVCVIGDEMRRNMFPGRPYLGQTILLNGMRFTVIGSIEKMRGESSMTDMRVFIPFQTMRSYFPEKEDPIPDAVSFLNFTPRTTEEHELAKMEVRKIIAKRKGFDYRIEDAWWDWDTIESQKTIGKIFDAMNLFLGGVGLVTLALGAIGIINIMLVSVTERTKEIGLRKALGATNRSILTQFFLEGAFLTLISGAVGIAAAAGLMLALAQLPAPEGFDTPRLVPSSATVAVLSLAFAGIVAGLYPARKAALMQPVEALRQE, translated from the coding sequence ATGTTCCTCGACATTTTCCGGCAGACGCTGCGCACCCTGTGGGCGCACAAGCTGCGCTCCTTCCTGACCATGTTCGGGATTGCCTGGGGTGTGGGCTCGCTCTTGCTGCTAATCGGTCTGGGCGAAGGCTTTCGCTCGGGCAACAAGCGGCAACTGGAGACCATCGGCAAGGACATCATGTTCATGTTCGGGGGGCGGATTCCGGCGGTGGAGGGCAGCTACAACTCCATGCGGCGCTTCTACCTGAACTACGACGACTACCTGGCGGTGAAGGCCGAGGCCCGGCACCTGAAGGACCTGACGCCGGTCATCAACCGCGGCGACATCCGGGCGCAGAGCGAGTTCCAGAGCACCAACGGGCAGGTGTTCGGGGTGATGGCGAGTTACGACAAGATCCGCTACATGCCCATGAGCGGCGGGCGCTGGTTCAACGATCTGGACGACGCCGAGCGCCGCTTCGTGTGCGTCATCGGCGACGAGATGCGGCGCAACATGTTCCCCGGGCGCCCGTACCTGGGCCAGACCATCCTGCTGAACGGCATGCGCTTCACGGTGATCGGCTCGATCGAGAAGATGCGGGGCGAGTCCAGCATGACCGACATGCGCGTGTTCATTCCGTTCCAGACCATGCGGTCATACTTCCCCGAGAAAGAAGACCCTATCCCGGATGCGGTCAGCTTTTTGAACTTCACGCCGCGCACTACGGAAGAGCACGAGCTGGCCAAGATGGAAGTGCGGAAAATCATCGCCAAGCGCAAGGGCTTTGACTATCGCATCGAAGACGCCTGGTGGGATTGGGACACCATCGAGTCGCAGAAGACCATCGGCAAGATCTTCGACGCCATGAACCTGTTCCTGGGCGGGGTGGGACTGGTGACCCTGGCGCTGGGCGCTATCGGCATCATCAACATCATGCTGGTCTCGGTGACCGAGCGCACCAAGGAGATCGGGCTGCGCAAGGCGCTGGGCGCAACCAACCGCAGCATCCTCACGCAGTTTTTCCTGGAAGGCGCGTTCCTTACGCTCATCAGCGGAGCCGTGGGGATCGCCGCAGCGGCCGGGCTCATGCTGGCCCTGGCGCAGTTGCCGGCGCCGGAAGGCTTCGACACGCCGCGGCTCGTGCCCTCGTCGGCCACCGTGGCCGTGCTCTCGCTGGCGTTCGCCGGCATCGTGGCCGGGTTGTATCCCGCGCGCAAGGCAGCGCTCATGCAGCCGGTGGAAGCGCTGCGACAAGAATAG